From the Anaeromyxobacter dehalogenans 2CP-1 genome, the window GCGAGCGGGGAACGACCGCCTAGCCGATCGCCTTCTTGACGCTGTCCTCGAGGCGCGTCTTGTCGGCGCCGATGACGGTGTCGACCACGCGGCCGCCCTTGAACACGAGCAGCGTGGGGATCGAGCGGATGCCGTACTGCTGCGGCACGTTCTGGTGCTGATCCACGTCCATCTTGGCGACCTTCAGCTTCCCCTTGTAGCGGGCGGCCAGGTCGTCCACGACCGGCGCGATCGCCTTGCAGGGCCCGCACCACACCGCCCAGAAGTCCACGAGCACGGGGGTCTCGCTCTTCAGCACCTCCTGCTCGAAGGTGGAGTCCTGCAGCACTACGACGTCGTTCGAGGCCATGGAATCTCCCGATGTCCGAAGTTGGCGCGAGTAATATCCGCGCGGTCCGAGGCTGGCAAGCGGCGCGGCGGGCGTGCTAATTTCCGGCTCCGCCGTGCGCGCCTCCGCGCCGCGGCGAGCGGGATCCGCGGAACGGAACGGCGCATGGCAGGTCTCCTCTTCGTCACCCAGTCGA encodes:
- the trxA gene encoding thioredoxin; its protein translation is MASNDVVVLQDSTFEQEVLKSETPVLVDFWAVWCGPCKAIAPVVDDLAARYKGKLKVAKMDVDQHQNVPQQYGIRSIPTLLVFKGGRVVDTVIGADKTRLEDSVKKAIG